A window of Sphingomonas adhaesiva contains these coding sequences:
- the greA gene encoding transcription elongation factor GreA, whose amino-acid sequence MATVDKMPMLQEGYEKLTADLKRLKTERPLIVDAIEEARAHGDLSENAEYHAAKERQGQVEATIADIEDKLSRAQIIDPRDLSGDKIVFGATVTLLDDDDKPVKYQIVGQTEADAKTGRISYNSPLGRALIGRSVDDEVEVSVPAGDRYYVVSKIEFI is encoded by the coding sequence ATGGCGACCGTCGACAAGATGCCGATGCTGCAGGAAGGCTATGAGAAGCTGACCGCGGACCTGAAGCGCCTGAAGACCGAACGCCCGCTGATCGTCGACGCGATCGAGGAAGCGCGCGCCCACGGCGACCTGTCGGAAAACGCCGAATATCATGCGGCGAAGGAGCGGCAGGGGCAGGTGGAGGCGACGATCGCCGATATCGAGGACAAGCTGAGCCGCGCGCAGATCATCGATCCGCGCGACCTGTCGGGCGACAAGATCGTGTTCGGCGCGACCGTCACCTTGCTCGACGACGACGACAAGCCGGTGAAATACCAGATCGTCGGCCAGACCGAGGCAGATGCGAAGACCGGGCGCATCAGCTACAATTCCCCGCTCGGCCGCGCGCTGATCGGCCGCAGCGTCGATGACGAGGTCGAGGTGTCGGTGCCCGCGGGCGACCGCTATTATGTCGTGTCGAAGATCGAGTTCATCTGA
- a CDS encoding APH(3') family aminoglycoside O-phosphotransferase, with amino-acid sequence MPWPEAIAARVGDRRPAAVDDGQSGADTVRLHGDAGDLFLKTGRGHVRGLVLDEADRLRWLTGRVPAPRVVEVVEEGDAAWLLTTALPGVPAGAFIKADRARAVAVAQAMAAFLRQLHALPVADCPFDSTLAAWLPVVRRLVADGLVDTDDFDDEHGGWSAARVLAKVEELAGAERGHVVVHGDFSLGNIIVGDDGTITGCIDVGRLGAGDPYRDVFIGWRDLGGFGAAAQAAFLAALGIDALDPTRRELHRALDELF; translated from the coding sequence GTGCCGTGGCCGGAGGCGATCGCCGCGCGTGTCGGTGATCGCCGCCCGGCCGCGGTCGACGACGGCCAGTCGGGGGCCGATACCGTCCGCCTGCACGGCGATGCGGGTGACCTGTTCCTGAAGACGGGACGCGGGCATGTCCGCGGGCTGGTGCTGGACGAAGCCGACCGGCTTCGCTGGCTGACCGGGCGTGTCCCGGCGCCGCGCGTCGTGGAGGTGGTGGAGGAGGGCGATGCGGCCTGGCTGCTGACCACCGCGCTGCCGGGTGTCCCGGCCGGCGCCTTCATCAAGGCGGATCGCGCGCGCGCCGTGGCGGTCGCGCAGGCGATGGCCGCCTTCCTGCGGCAATTGCATGCTCTGCCGGTCGCCGACTGTCCGTTCGATTCCACCCTGGCGGCGTGGTTGCCGGTGGTGCGCCGGCTGGTCGCGGACGGGCTGGTCGATACCGACGACTTCGACGACGAGCATGGCGGGTGGAGCGCCGCGCGCGTGCTCGCGAAGGTGGAGGAATTGGCAGGTGCCGAGCGCGGTCACGTCGTCGTCCACGGCGACTTCTCGCTCGGCAACATCATCGTCGGCGACGATGGCACGATCACCGGGTGTATCGACGTCGGGCGACTGGGCGCGGGCGATCCCTACCGCGACGTGTTCATCGGCTGGCGCGACCTGGGAGGGTTCGGCGCGGCGGCACAGGCGGCGTTCCTCGCGGCGCTGGGGATCGACGCGCTCGATCCGACCCGGCGCGAACTGCACCGCGCGCTGGACGAACTGTTCTAG